The Mauremys mutica isolate MM-2020 ecotype Southern chromosome 1, ASM2049712v1, whole genome shotgun sequence genome has a segment encoding these proteins:
- the GTPBP6 gene encoding putative GTP-binding protein 6 isoform X2: MGSGLLLRGAAALCARGLRAAAAGRLCPLLPRPPARPLSTGGCWCLRAAPGPPGRGEPPRSVGRGAEEAVAEEELEELLAPGPPPGAQRLLVVHPAVKWGAKKPQLTTAELQIAEAVALINTLHNWTVLDKIILSTKTPDKKFIFGKGNFQILTEKIKGLPHITAVFVNIERLSPLTKKELEDAWGVTVFDRYTVVLHIFRCNARTKEAKLQIALAEIPLLRTNLKNEMSQLDQQRGGSRYIMGSGETFMEMQYRLLKEKEFKIRNALEKLRRKRSVLRTQRERRKTTLIKALTGDEGLQPQDQLFATLDITAHAGYLPSHLTVIYVDTIGFLSELPHDLIESFSATLDDVAYSDLIVHVRDISHPETVLQKASVLSVLKNLNLPSHLLDSVVEVHNKVDLIERYQSLETNAIAVSALLGYGLEELKEEIERIVLKTTGKKILTIKVNLAGPQLSWLYKEATVQEVDVMPENGTANVKVIISNSALGKYKKLFPQ, translated from the exons ATGGGGTCCGGGCTCCTGCTCCGAGGGGCCGCCGCGCTGTGCGCCCGGGGGCTCCGCGCCGCAGCGGCCGGGCGGCTCTGCCCGCTGCTcccccggccgcccgcccggcccctcaGCACTGGGGGCTGCTGGTGCCTCCGCGCCGCGCCGGggccgccgggccggggggagccgccCCGGAGCGTGGGGCGCGGCGCGGAGGAGGCGGTGGCTGAagaggagctggaggagctgctggccccgggGCCGCCTCCCGGCGCCCAGCGGCTGCTCGTGGTGCACCCGGCCGTCAAGTGGGGGGCGAAAAAGCCCCAACTCACCACAG CTGAATTACAGATTGCTGAAGCTGTTGCTCTAATAAACACCCTTCATAATTGGACAGTTTTAGATAAAATAATTCTGTCTACAAAAACTCCTGACAAGAAGTTTATTTTTGGCAAAGGAAATTTTCAGATTCTGACAG AAAAGATTAAAGGATTACCGCACATAACGGCTGTTTTCGTGAATATAGAAAGGCTCTCTCCCCTGACAAAG aaagaacTGGAAGATGCTTGGGGAGTGACGGTTTTTGACAGATACACAGTTGTACTTCATATTTTTCGTTGCAATGCTCGGACTAAGGAGGCAAAACTTCAGATCGCGTTGGCTGAAATCCCGCTTCTCAG AACAAATCTGAAAAATGAGATGTCTCAGTTAGATCAGCAAAGAGGTGGATCAAGATACATCATGGGTTCAG GTGAGACTTTCATGGAAATGCAGTATCGTCTCTTGAAagaaaaagaatttaaaattagGAATGCCCTGGAAAAGCTGAGACGAAAGAGGTCTGTACTCAGAACTCAGCGTGAAAGGC GAAAAACCACTTTGATCAAGGCATTGACTGGAGATGAAGGACTGCAGCCCCAAGATCAACTGTTTGCCACTCTTGATATTACAGCTCATGCTGGCTATCTACCCTCACACCTGACAGTTATTTATGTTGACACTATAGGGTTTCTCTCTGAATTGCCTCATGATCTCATTGAGTCCTTTTCAGCTACATTAGATGATGTGGCTTACTCA GATTTAATAGTTCATGTGAGGGACATTAGTCATCCTGAAACTGTCCTCCAGAAAGCAAGTGTTTTGTCTGTTCTGAAGAATCTTAATCTTCCAAGCCATTTACTGGACTCAGTTGTAGAAGTTCATAACAAAGTGGATTTGATAGAACG GTATCAGTCCCTTGAAACAAATGCTATAGCTGTTTCTGCTCTTCTTGGATATGGATTAGAAGAACTGAAAGAAGAGATTGAGAGAATAGTTTTGAAAACAACTGGGAAAAAGATTCTGACAATTAAAGTCAACTTAGCTGGACCTCAACTAAG TTGGCTGTATAAAGAAGCAACAGTCCAGGAAGTGGATGTTATGCCTGAAAATGGCACAGCCAATGTGAAGGTGATCATAAGTAATTCTGCCTTGGGCAAATACAAAAAACTTTTCCCACAATAA
- the GTPBP6 gene encoding putative GTP-binding protein 6 isoform X4, whose amino-acid sequence MGSGLLLRGAAALCARGLRAAAAGRLCPLLPRPPARPLSTGGCWCLRAAPGPPGRGEPPRSVGRGAEEAVAEEELEELLAPGPPPGAQRLLVVHPAVKWGAKKPQLTTAELQIAEAVALINTLHNWTVLDKIILSTKTPDKKFIFGKGNFQILTEKIKGLPHITAVFVNIERLSPLTKKELEDAWGVTVFDRYTVVLHIFRCNARTKEAKLQIALAEIPLLRTNLKNEMSQLDQQRGGSRYIMGSGETFMEMQYRLLKEKEFKIRNALEKLRRKRSVLRTQRERRFLSELPHDLIESFSATLDDVAYSDLIVHVRDISHPETVLQKASVLSVLKNLNLPSHLLDSVVEVHNKVDLIERYQSLETNAIAVSALLGYGLEELKEEIERIVLKTTGKKILTIKVNLAGPQLSWLYKEATVQEVDVMPENGTANVKVIISNSALGKYKKLFPQ is encoded by the exons ATGGGGTCCGGGCTCCTGCTCCGAGGGGCCGCCGCGCTGTGCGCCCGGGGGCTCCGCGCCGCAGCGGCCGGGCGGCTCTGCCCGCTGCTcccccggccgcccgcccggcccctcaGCACTGGGGGCTGCTGGTGCCTCCGCGCCGCGCCGGggccgccgggccggggggagccgccCCGGAGCGTGGGGCGCGGCGCGGAGGAGGCGGTGGCTGAagaggagctggaggagctgctggccccgggGCCGCCTCCCGGCGCCCAGCGGCTGCTCGTGGTGCACCCGGCCGTCAAGTGGGGGGCGAAAAAGCCCCAACTCACCACAG CTGAATTACAGATTGCTGAAGCTGTTGCTCTAATAAACACCCTTCATAATTGGACAGTTTTAGATAAAATAATTCTGTCTACAAAAACTCCTGACAAGAAGTTTATTTTTGGCAAAGGAAATTTTCAGATTCTGACAG AAAAGATTAAAGGATTACCGCACATAACGGCTGTTTTCGTGAATATAGAAAGGCTCTCTCCCCTGACAAAG aaagaacTGGAAGATGCTTGGGGAGTGACGGTTTTTGACAGATACACAGTTGTACTTCATATTTTTCGTTGCAATGCTCGGACTAAGGAGGCAAAACTTCAGATCGCGTTGGCTGAAATCCCGCTTCTCAG AACAAATCTGAAAAATGAGATGTCTCAGTTAGATCAGCAAAGAGGTGGATCAAGATACATCATGGGTTCAG GTGAGACTTTCATGGAAATGCAGTATCGTCTCTTGAAagaaaaagaatttaaaattagGAATGCCCTGGAAAAGCTGAGACGAAAGAGGTCTGTACTCAGAACTCAGCGTGAAAGGC GGTTTCTCTCTGAATTGCCTCATGATCTCATTGAGTCCTTTTCAGCTACATTAGATGATGTGGCTTACTCA GATTTAATAGTTCATGTGAGGGACATTAGTCATCCTGAAACTGTCCTCCAGAAAGCAAGTGTTTTGTCTGTTCTGAAGAATCTTAATCTTCCAAGCCATTTACTGGACTCAGTTGTAGAAGTTCATAACAAAGTGGATTTGATAGAACG GTATCAGTCCCTTGAAACAAATGCTATAGCTGTTTCTGCTCTTCTTGGATATGGATTAGAAGAACTGAAAGAAGAGATTGAGAGAATAGTTTTGAAAACAACTGGGAAAAAGATTCTGACAATTAAAGTCAACTTAGCTGGACCTCAACTAAG TTGGCTGTATAAAGAAGCAACAGTCCAGGAAGTGGATGTTATGCCTGAAAATGGCACAGCCAATGTGAAGGTGATCATAAGTAATTCTGCCTTGGGCAAATACAAAAAACTTTTCCCACAATAA
- the GTPBP6 gene encoding putative GTP-binding protein 6 isoform X1, with protein MGSGLLLRGAAALCARGLRAAAAGRLCPLLPRPPARPLSTGGCWCLRAAPGPPGRGEPPRSVGRGAEEAVAEEELEELLAPGPPPGAQRLLVVHPAVKWGAKKPQLTTAELQIAEAVALINTLHNWTVLDKIILSTKTPDKKFIFGKGNFQILTEKIKGLPHITAVFVNIERLSPLTKKELEDAWGVTVFDRYTVVLHIFRCNARTKEAKLQIALAEIPLLRTNLKNEMSQLDQQRGGSRYIMGSGETFMEMQYRLLKEKEFKIRNALEKLRRKRSVLRTQRERREFPVISVMGYTNCGKTTLIKALTGDEGLQPQDQLFATLDITAHAGYLPSHLTVIYVDTIGFLSELPHDLIESFSATLDDVAYSDLIVHVRDISHPETVLQKASVLSVLKNLNLPSHLLDSVVEVHNKVDLIERYQSLETNAIAVSALLGYGLEELKEEIERIVLKTTGKKILTIKVNLAGPQLSWLYKEATVQEVDVMPENGTANVKVIISNSALGKYKKLFPQ; from the exons ATGGGGTCCGGGCTCCTGCTCCGAGGGGCCGCCGCGCTGTGCGCCCGGGGGCTCCGCGCCGCAGCGGCCGGGCGGCTCTGCCCGCTGCTcccccggccgcccgcccggcccctcaGCACTGGGGGCTGCTGGTGCCTCCGCGCCGCGCCGGggccgccgggccggggggagccgccCCGGAGCGTGGGGCGCGGCGCGGAGGAGGCGGTGGCTGAagaggagctggaggagctgctggccccgggGCCGCCTCCCGGCGCCCAGCGGCTGCTCGTGGTGCACCCGGCCGTCAAGTGGGGGGCGAAAAAGCCCCAACTCACCACAG CTGAATTACAGATTGCTGAAGCTGTTGCTCTAATAAACACCCTTCATAATTGGACAGTTTTAGATAAAATAATTCTGTCTACAAAAACTCCTGACAAGAAGTTTATTTTTGGCAAAGGAAATTTTCAGATTCTGACAG AAAAGATTAAAGGATTACCGCACATAACGGCTGTTTTCGTGAATATAGAAAGGCTCTCTCCCCTGACAAAG aaagaacTGGAAGATGCTTGGGGAGTGACGGTTTTTGACAGATACACAGTTGTACTTCATATTTTTCGTTGCAATGCTCGGACTAAGGAGGCAAAACTTCAGATCGCGTTGGCTGAAATCCCGCTTCTCAG AACAAATCTGAAAAATGAGATGTCTCAGTTAGATCAGCAAAGAGGTGGATCAAGATACATCATGGGTTCAG GTGAGACTTTCATGGAAATGCAGTATCGTCTCTTGAAagaaaaagaatttaaaattagGAATGCCCTGGAAAAGCTGAGACGAAAGAGGTCTGTACTCAGAACTCAGCGTGAAAGGCGTGAGTTTCCAGTTATCTCAGTAATGGGCTACACTAATTGTG GAAAAACCACTTTGATCAAGGCATTGACTGGAGATGAAGGACTGCAGCCCCAAGATCAACTGTTTGCCACTCTTGATATTACAGCTCATGCTGGCTATCTACCCTCACACCTGACAGTTATTTATGTTGACACTATAGGGTTTCTCTCTGAATTGCCTCATGATCTCATTGAGTCCTTTTCAGCTACATTAGATGATGTGGCTTACTCA GATTTAATAGTTCATGTGAGGGACATTAGTCATCCTGAAACTGTCCTCCAGAAAGCAAGTGTTTTGTCTGTTCTGAAGAATCTTAATCTTCCAAGCCATTTACTGGACTCAGTTGTAGAAGTTCATAACAAAGTGGATTTGATAGAACG GTATCAGTCCCTTGAAACAAATGCTATAGCTGTTTCTGCTCTTCTTGGATATGGATTAGAAGAACTGAAAGAAGAGATTGAGAGAATAGTTTTGAAAACAACTGGGAAAAAGATTCTGACAATTAAAGTCAACTTAGCTGGACCTCAACTAAG TTGGCTGTATAAAGAAGCAACAGTCCAGGAAGTGGATGTTATGCCTGAAAATGGCACAGCCAATGTGAAGGTGATCATAAGTAATTCTGCCTTGGGCAAATACAAAAAACTTTTCCCACAATAA
- the GTPBP6 gene encoding putative GTP-binding protein 6 isoform X3: MGSGLLLRGAAALCARGLRAAAAGRLCPLLPRPPARPLSTGGCWCLRAAPGPPGRGEPPRSVGRGAEEAVAEEELEELLAPGPPPGAQRLLVVHPAVKWGAKKPQLTTAELQIAEAVALINTLHNWTVLDKIILSTKTPDKKFIFGKGNFQILTEKIKGLPHITAVFVNIERLSPLTKKELEDAWGVTVFDRYTVVLHIFRCNARTKEAKLQIALAEIPLLRTNLKNEMSQLDQQRGGSRYIMGSGETFMEMQYRLLKEKEFKIRNALEKLRRKRSVLRTQRERREFPVISVMGYTNCGFLSELPHDLIESFSATLDDVAYSDLIVHVRDISHPETVLQKASVLSVLKNLNLPSHLLDSVVEVHNKVDLIERYQSLETNAIAVSALLGYGLEELKEEIERIVLKTTGKKILTIKVNLAGPQLSWLYKEATVQEVDVMPENGTANVKVIISNSALGKYKKLFPQ; encoded by the exons ATGGGGTCCGGGCTCCTGCTCCGAGGGGCCGCCGCGCTGTGCGCCCGGGGGCTCCGCGCCGCAGCGGCCGGGCGGCTCTGCCCGCTGCTcccccggccgcccgcccggcccctcaGCACTGGGGGCTGCTGGTGCCTCCGCGCCGCGCCGGggccgccgggccggggggagccgccCCGGAGCGTGGGGCGCGGCGCGGAGGAGGCGGTGGCTGAagaggagctggaggagctgctggccccgggGCCGCCTCCCGGCGCCCAGCGGCTGCTCGTGGTGCACCCGGCCGTCAAGTGGGGGGCGAAAAAGCCCCAACTCACCACAG CTGAATTACAGATTGCTGAAGCTGTTGCTCTAATAAACACCCTTCATAATTGGACAGTTTTAGATAAAATAATTCTGTCTACAAAAACTCCTGACAAGAAGTTTATTTTTGGCAAAGGAAATTTTCAGATTCTGACAG AAAAGATTAAAGGATTACCGCACATAACGGCTGTTTTCGTGAATATAGAAAGGCTCTCTCCCCTGACAAAG aaagaacTGGAAGATGCTTGGGGAGTGACGGTTTTTGACAGATACACAGTTGTACTTCATATTTTTCGTTGCAATGCTCGGACTAAGGAGGCAAAACTTCAGATCGCGTTGGCTGAAATCCCGCTTCTCAG AACAAATCTGAAAAATGAGATGTCTCAGTTAGATCAGCAAAGAGGTGGATCAAGATACATCATGGGTTCAG GTGAGACTTTCATGGAAATGCAGTATCGTCTCTTGAAagaaaaagaatttaaaattagGAATGCCCTGGAAAAGCTGAGACGAAAGAGGTCTGTACTCAGAACTCAGCGTGAAAGGCGTGAGTTTCCAGTTATCTCAGTAATGGGCTACACTAATTGTG GGTTTCTCTCTGAATTGCCTCATGATCTCATTGAGTCCTTTTCAGCTACATTAGATGATGTGGCTTACTCA GATTTAATAGTTCATGTGAGGGACATTAGTCATCCTGAAACTGTCCTCCAGAAAGCAAGTGTTTTGTCTGTTCTGAAGAATCTTAATCTTCCAAGCCATTTACTGGACTCAGTTGTAGAAGTTCATAACAAAGTGGATTTGATAGAACG GTATCAGTCCCTTGAAACAAATGCTATAGCTGTTTCTGCTCTTCTTGGATATGGATTAGAAGAACTGAAAGAAGAGATTGAGAGAATAGTTTTGAAAACAACTGGGAAAAAGATTCTGACAATTAAAGTCAACTTAGCTGGACCTCAACTAAG TTGGCTGTATAAAGAAGCAACAGTCCAGGAAGTGGATGTTATGCCTGAAAATGGCACAGCCAATGTGAAGGTGATCATAAGTAATTCTGCCTTGGGCAAATACAAAAAACTTTTCCCACAATAA